In Temnothorax longispinosus isolate EJ_2023e chromosome 10, Tlon_JGU_v1, whole genome shotgun sequence, a single window of DNA contains:
- the LOC139820295 gene encoding mitochondrial nicotinamide adenine dinucleotide transporter SLC25A51: MSNITSEKVPLQSVLKLNDNDVKEFICGWGAAVINVTITFPINKIIFRQILEGVPVGAAVGQMSREGVRLLYRGILPPLCQKTLSLSLMFSMYEGCKHRLCLLTENVVLAKILAANIAGTMEALLMPLERVQTLLQDWRYHDKFKNTPHAFRYLLTNHGVTECYRGMVPIIYRNGLSNLMFFTLRDQSKSLLGEQESLFTNFVSGALIGGFTSTVFYPMNVIKIHMQTKIGGDFEKFLAVTREVYVARNRSLTSFYQGVHLNYMRSFISWGVISASYDFLKNIIF; the protein is encoded by the exons ATGAGTAACATTACGTCAGAAAAGGTTCCATTGCAATCAGTCTTAAAACTCAACGATAATGATGTTAAGGAATTCATCTGCGGCTGGGGCGCTGCTGTCATCAATGTCACCATCACTTTcccaattaataaaattatattcagaCAG ATTTTGGAAGGAGTACCTGTGGGTGCTGCGGTCGGGCAAATGTCGCGAGAGGGAGTACGCTTGCTGTATCGTGGAATTTTGCCGCCACTCTGCCAGAAGACTCTGTCTCTCAGTCTGATGTTCAGCATGTACGAAGGCTGCAAGCATAGGCTCTGTCTGTTAACCGAGAACGTCGTGCTGGCCAAAATCCTGGCGGCGAATATAGCCGGGACGATGGAAGCTCTCCTCATGCCGCTCGAAAGAGTGCAGACGCTGCTGCAGGATTGGCGGTATCACGACAAGTTCAAGAACACGCCCCACGCGTTCAGGTATCTGCTGACAAATCACGGAGTGACCGAGTGCTATCGCGGTATGGTTCCTATCATATACCGAAACGGCTTGTCCAATCTGATGTTCTTCACGCTGCGGGATCAATCGAAGTCGTTGCTGGGCGAACAGGAGTCGTTGTTCACGAACTTTGTCAGCGGCGCCCTGATCGGCGGCTTCACCAGCACGGTATTCTATCCGATGAACGTAATCAAGATACACATGCAGACCAAGATAGGCGGCGACTTTGAGAAATTCCTCGCTGTGACTCGCGAAGTGTACGTCGCCAGGAATCGAAGCTTGACTTCCTTTTACCAGGGCGTGCACTTGAACTACATGAGGTCCTTCATCAGTTGGGGTGTGATTAGCGCGTCGTATGATTTCttgaagaatattattttctag